A genomic region of Papaver somniferum cultivar HN1 chromosome 7, ASM357369v1, whole genome shotgun sequence contains the following coding sequences:
- the LOC113296785 gene encoding scarecrow-like protein 14, which yields MDQNHNYNDCSGIDTSSPNVSQVDEINFPDAVLKYINQMLMEESNEETNFLFQEDSPALQIAEKSFYEILGEEYPTSSPDSNPEIQIENFTHYSGSENAAETSWSGEFGAYESLANNTQSVPSDCTFQAAHQLSYNLSNSFNSAAQGLVESGVGKVRVPDVHSESESIWQFRKGVEEANKFLPDDNNLIINLERNGFFYGESKKEGGEAGDVVVELDKDVRQISSYGLRKKKNVHREDIELEGQSNKQLAAVQTAMFDMVLLCNGENGEKANSVLRESLKIETSKNSHQNGGRSRSKKHAGKRDLVDLQTLLIRCAQAVAAGDGTTASELLKQIRQHSSPYGDGSQRLAHCFAYGLEARLAGSGSQIYSTLPHKTPSAADLLKAYQLFMVALPFQKISNLFANQTIGHLAENATALHVIDFGILYGLQWPCLIRQLSKRKGGPPKLRITGIELPRPGFRPAERVEETGRRLRDYAKELNVPFEYHGIAQRWETIQLEDLKINKDELLVANCMYRARNLLDESVILDSPRDAVLNLIRKMNPRIFVHGIVNGTYNSPFFVTRFREALFHFSSMFDALETIVPHENPERILIERNFLGKEAFNIIACEGSERVERPETFKQWQSRNIKAGFMHLPLNTDIMKKAKEQARLYYHKDFVIDEDSRWLLLGWKGRIIFAISSWRPL from the coding sequence ATGGATCAGAATCATAATTATAATGATTGTAGTGGTATTGATACATCGTCTCCAAATGTAAGCCAAGTGGATGAGATTAATTTTCCTGATGCGGTTCTCAAGTACATCAATCAGATGCTCATGGAAGAGAGCAATGAAGAGACGAATTTTCTCTTCCAAGAAGACTCACCAGCTCTTCAAATTGCAGAAAAATCATTTTATGAAATCCTCGGCGAGGAATACCCCACTTCTTCTCCTGATAGCAACCCTGAAATTCAAATTGAGAATTTTACTCATTACAGTGGTAGTGAGAATGCAGCTGAAACTAGTTGGAGTGGTGAGTTTGGTGCATATGAATCTTTGGCTAACAATACCCAAAGTGTTCCCAGTGATTGTACTTTTCAGGCGGCTCATCAATTGTCTTACAACCTTTCAAACAGTTTCAATTCTGCTGCACAAGGACTAGTGGAGTCAGGGGTGGGTAAGGTTCGGGTTCCAGATGTGCACTCAGAGAGTGAATCCATTTGGCAGTTCAGAAAAGGTGTGGAGGAAGCAAATAAATTTCTTCCAGATGATAATAACCTTATCATTAACCTGGAGCGTAATGGTTTTTTTTACGGTGAGAGTAAAAAAGAAGGCGGTGAAGCCGGtgatgtagtcgttgagttggaCAAGGATGTGCGGCAGATTTCATCGTATGggttgagaaaaaagaaaaatgtgcACAGGGAAGATATAGAGTTAGAAGGGCAGAGTAATAAGCAATTGGCAGCAGTACAGACAGCAATGTTTGATATGGTACTGCTTTGTAACGGAGAAAATGGGGAGAAGGCGAATTCAGTTCTCCGTGAATCCTTGAAAATTGAAACTAGCAAGAACTCGCACCAAAATGGTGGAAGGTCCCGTAGTAAGAAACATGCCGGCAAAAGGGACCTGGTGGATCTACAGACCCTACTCATTCGTTGTGCACaagctgttgctgctggtgatggtACGACTGCTAGTGAATTGTTGAAGCAGATTAGACAGCATTCTTCCCCTTATGGAGATGGTTCACAAAGGTTAGCTCATTGCTTTGCTTATGGTCTCGAGGCACGTTTGGCTGGATCCGGGAGCCAGATTTACTCAACTCTCCCGCACAAGACACCATCAGCTGCTGATTTGTTAAAAGCTTATCAGCTCTTTATGGTTGCACTCCCCTTCCAGAAGATTTCAAATCTCTTTGCTAACCAAACAATTGGTCATCTGGCTGAAAATGCTACTGCTCTCCACGTTATAGATTTCGGCATCCTTTATGGTCTCCAGTGGCCTTGCCTTATCCGACAACTCTCGAAGCGAAAAGGTGGCCCACCTAAACTTCGGATTACGGGGATAGAATTACCCCGACCTGGATTCCGTCCAGCTGAAAGGGTCGAAGAAACAGGTCGCCGTTTAAGAGATTATGCCAAAGAACTCAATGTTCCATTCGAGTACCATGGCATTGCTCAGAGATGGGAAACCATTCAACTGGAGGATCTCAAGATTAATAAAGATGAACTTCTTGTCGCCAACTGTATGTATCGAGCTAGGAACTTACTTGATGAGAGTGTGATATTGGACAGTCCAAGGGATGCTGTTCTGAATCTGATAAGGAAGATGAATCCCAGAATTTTCGTCCACGGGATTGTGAATGGTACCTACAATTCTCCATTCTTTGTTACACGGTTCCGGGAAGCTCTCTTTCACTTTTCTTCTATGTTTGATGCGCTCGAAACAATTGTCCCCCATGAAAATCCTGAAAGGATACTCATTGAGAGAAATTTCCTTGGAAAGGAGGCTTTCAACATCATAGCATGCGAGGGATCAGAGAGGGTTGAGAGGCCAGAAACTTTTAAGCAATGGCAGTCGAGGAACATAAAGGCTGGATTCATGCACCTGCCACTGAACACAGATATCATGAAGAAGGCGAAAGAGCAAGCAAGATTATACTACCACAAGGATTTTGTTATAGATGAAGATAGCCGATGGTTGCTGCTAGGATGGAAGGGAAGAATCATCTTTGCCATATCTTCTTGGAGGCCATTGTAA